The Algiphilus sp. genome window below encodes:
- a CDS encoding phage integrase N-terminal SAM-like domain-containing protein yields the protein MVDGQGQQPRLQQQVRAVIRTRRYSLRTEKVYWYWIRYFIRFHDMTHPLEMGEKEVRQFLTWLATQRNVAAATQNQALNALVFLYAKVLNQPLGDIGNAARAKGPSRLPVVLTDSEARRVIAGLEAPYDLMASLMYGAGLWVPRCARGWIKDRDSSRRVFAWQGARLGSIAAPSRIQSGL from the coding sequence ATGGTTGATGGTCAAGGTCAACAGCCCCGGTTGCAGCAGCAGGTCCGGGCGGTGATCCGGACCCGTCGCTATAGCCTGCGTACAGAGAAGGTCTACTGGTACTGGATTCGGTACTTCATCCGCTTCCATGACATGACCCACCCGTTGGAGATGGGCGAGAAAGAAGTCCGCCAGTTCCTGACGTGGCTGGCGACGCAGCGCAACGTGGCCGCTGCCACGCAGAACCAGGCGCTGAATGCTCTGGTGTTCCTGTACGCGAAGGTTCTGAACCAACCACTGGGTGACATCGGGAACGCGGCGCGTGCGAAGGGACCGTCTCGCCTGCCGGTTGTGCTTACGGACAGCGAGGCACGGAGAGTGATAGCGGGACTGGAGGCGCCTTACGATCTGATGGCGTCGCTGATGTATGGCGCGGGCCTGTGGGTGCCGCGATGCGCGCGCGGTTGGATCAAGGATCGGGATAGTTCGCGTCGGGTGTTTGCTTGGCAGGGAGCCCGGCTCGGCTCGATCGCTGCACCATCGCGCATCCAATCCGGCTTGTGA
- the ligA gene encoding NAD-dependent DNA ligase LigA — translation MSEQAQARAAELRETIRAHDRRYYQEDSPAISDAEYDRLFRELVDLERAHPELQSEDSPTQRVGAPPSDAFSPVQHSTPMLSLGNAFDADEVREFDRRLRDLVGGEALAYFAEPKYDGAAVTLRYEHGRFTQGATRGDGRTGEDITANLRTVRDIPLKLGDDAPALVEVRGEVVMPQPAFERMNAALAENGEKTFVNPRNAAAGSLRQIDPAVTARRPLSFMAYALGSGEAELGVATQAELIARLAQWGFVTSDYAARVQGVEGCLAHYDKLLEARHGMDVAIDGVVYKLDNIALREEAGTLSRTPRWAIAHKFPAEEAETVLEAVEFQVGRTGAVTPVARLKPVFVGGATVSNATLHNADEMLRKDIHIGDTVVLRRAGDVIPEVVRALPDKRPENAQRAQMPGHCPVCGAEVARPEGEVVARCTNGLSCPAQRHAALAHFVSRRAMDIDGLGDKILTQLLDKELVETPADLYQLDKDTLLGLERMADKSADNLLAAIDKSRNTTLARFLFALGIPDVGESTAQALAEHFGSIEALREAAAADDGTRDTKPATKRFPQLTAVADVGPVVAAEICDFFKEPHNHAVIDALLAAGIHWPEPRTPRGDALAGLRFVITGTLPDVTRDAAAALIKSQGGAVSSSVSKNTDYLLAGENAGSKLEKANSLGVTVIDWEQLQTLLQ, via the coding sequence ATGAGCGAGCAGGCGCAGGCGCGCGCGGCCGAGCTGCGCGAGACCATCCGCGCCCACGACCGCCGCTACTACCAGGAAGACAGCCCCGCGATCAGCGACGCCGAGTACGACCGGCTCTTCCGCGAGCTGGTCGATCTGGAGCGCGCCCATCCCGAGCTGCAGTCCGAGGATTCGCCCACCCAGCGCGTGGGCGCGCCGCCGTCGGATGCCTTCTCGCCGGTGCAGCACAGCACGCCCATGCTGTCGCTTGGCAACGCCTTCGATGCCGACGAGGTGCGCGAATTCGACCGCCGCCTGCGCGACCTGGTGGGCGGCGAGGCGCTCGCCTACTTCGCCGAGCCCAAGTACGACGGCGCCGCCGTCACGCTGCGCTACGAGCACGGCCGCTTCACGCAGGGCGCCACCCGCGGCGACGGCCGTACCGGCGAGGACATCACCGCCAACCTGCGCACCGTGCGCGACATCCCGCTGAAGCTGGGCGACGACGCCCCCGCGCTGGTGGAAGTGCGCGGCGAGGTCGTCATGCCGCAGCCCGCCTTCGAGCGCATGAACGCCGCGCTGGCCGAGAACGGCGAAAAAACCTTCGTCAACCCGCGCAACGCCGCCGCCGGCAGCCTGCGCCAGATCGACCCCGCCGTCACCGCGCGCCGGCCGCTGTCCTTCATGGCCTATGCGCTGGGCAGCGGCGAGGCCGAGCTGGGCGTGGCCACGCAGGCCGAGCTGATCGCGCGGCTGGCGCAGTGGGGCTTCGTCACCAGCGACTACGCCGCGCGCGTGCAGGGCGTCGAAGGCTGCCTGGCGCACTACGACAAGCTGCTGGAAGCGCGCCACGGCATGGATGTCGCCATCGACGGCGTCGTCTACAAGCTGGACAACATTGCCCTGCGCGAGGAAGCCGGCACCCTGTCGCGCACGCCGCGCTGGGCCATTGCGCACAAGTTCCCGGCCGAGGAGGCCGAAACCGTGCTGGAGGCGGTCGAGTTCCAGGTCGGCCGCACCGGCGCCGTCACCCCGGTGGCGCGGCTGAAGCCGGTATTCGTCGGCGGCGCGACGGTGTCCAACGCCACGCTGCACAACGCCGACGAGATGCTGCGCAAGGATATTCACATCGGCGATACCGTTGTGCTGCGCCGTGCCGGCGACGTCATTCCCGAGGTCGTCCGTGCCCTGCCGGACAAGCGCCCCGAGAACGCCCAACGCGCGCAGATGCCGGGCCACTGCCCGGTTTGCGGCGCCGAAGTCGCGCGCCCGGAAGGCGAGGTCGTCGCGCGCTGCACCAACGGCCTGTCCTGCCCGGCGCAGCGCCACGCCGCGCTGGCGCACTTCGTTTCCCGCCGCGCCATGGACATCGACGGGCTGGGGGACAAGATCCTCACCCAGCTGCTGGACAAGGAACTGGTCGAAACCCCGGCCGACCTCTACCAGCTGGACAAGGACACTCTGCTGGGCCTGGAGCGCATGGCGGACAAGTCCGCCGACAATCTTCTGGCCGCCATCGACAAGAGCCGCAACACCACGCTGGCGCGCTTCCTCTTCGCGCTGGGCATCCCGGATGTCGGCGAAAGCACCGCCCAGGCCCTGGCCGAGCACTTCGGCAGCATCGAGGCCCTGCGCGAAGCCGCCGCGGCCGACGACGGCACGCGCGACACCAAGCCTGCCACCAAGCGCTTCCCCCAGCTCACCGCGGTAGCGGATGTCGGCCCCGTCGTCGCCGCCGAGATCTGCGACTTCTTCAAGGAACCGCACAACCATGCCGTCATCGACGCCCTGCTGGCCGCCGGCATCCACTGGCCCGAGCCCCGAACCCCGCGCGGCGACGCCCTGGCCGGCCTGCGCTTCGTCATTACCGGCACGCTGCCCGACGTCACCCGCGACGCCGCCGCCGCACTCATCAAGAGCCAGGGCGGGGCGGTCTCAAGCTCGGTCTCGAAGAACACCGACTACCTGCTGGCCGGCGAAAACGCCGGCAGCAAGCTGGAGAAGGCGAATAGCCTGGGCGTGACCGTGATCGACTGGGAGCAGCTGCAGACGCTGTTGCAATGA
- a CDS encoding cell division protein ZipA C-terminal FtsZ-binding domain-containing protein — MTALQLSLLILTLIAIAAVGFVSYKRNEAPRERKAPRVDGDEEQLDLLGSGSAAGRFDEFGVSEPRRAGTAREEPAIPPAPEADPGTQAPPAAEPRPASKEECIVSLFVLQREGEAIAGEIIHRQLHALGLEPGERLTYERRVGGQTWFHVANMRKPGHLDPGEADRFETPGLSLFALLDTADDPVATFDDLLSTASRLAESLDAVVLDDQRRPLEADGAERLRAEVLDWHNRQA, encoded by the coding sequence TTGACTGCACTGCAACTGTCGCTGCTCATTCTCACGCTGATCGCCATCGCGGCGGTCGGGTTCGTCAGCTACAAGCGCAACGAGGCGCCGCGCGAGCGCAAGGCGCCGCGCGTGGACGGGGACGAGGAGCAGCTCGACCTGCTCGGCTCCGGCAGCGCCGCCGGCCGCTTCGACGAATTCGGCGTCAGCGAGCCGCGCCGTGCCGGCACGGCGCGCGAGGAGCCCGCGATTCCGCCCGCGCCGGAAGCGGACCCCGGGACGCAGGCCCCGCCCGCCGCCGAGCCGCGGCCGGCGTCGAAGGAGGAATGCATCGTGTCGCTGTTCGTGCTGCAGCGCGAAGGCGAGGCCATCGCCGGCGAGATCATCCACCGTCAGCTGCACGCCCTCGGCCTCGAGCCCGGCGAGCGCCTGACCTACGAGCGCCGCGTCGGCGGGCAGACCTGGTTCCACGTCGCCAACATGCGCAAGCCCGGCCACCTCGACCCGGGCGAAGCCGACCGCTTCGAGACCCCCGGCCTGAGCCTGTTCGCGCTGCTGGATACCGCCGACGACCCGGTCGCCACCTTCGACGACCTGCTGTCGACCGCCAGCCGCCTTGCCGAATCGCTGGACGCGGTGGTGCTCGACGACCAGCGCCGCCCGCTGGAAGCCGACGGCGCCGAGCGGCTGCGCGCCGAAGTCTTGGACTGGCACAACCGGCAGGCATGA